Part of the Nothobranchius furzeri strain GRZ-AD chromosome 2, NfurGRZ-RIMD1, whole genome shotgun sequence genome, ATCTCCAGTTGTCCAAATGGCTGCTAAATCCTAACGCACTCAAGTTTTCCAGAAATGGTAAATGATTGTTCTTCGTGTCTTCTTCACTTTTAGGCTACAAATAGAAAACCATTAAATAAATCATTCCTGAGGTGTTTTATCTTGTATTTTGGACGCAAGCTGCATATTCTAAACTTATACGCAGGAGTAAAACATAACCAGGCATAGCTTCTGATATTTAGTCCCAGTGGTCTTTAGCTTATGGTTGTTATCTAAAACAGTAGTATTCCTCTGATTCCACCCTGAGTTTCAGAGGCGATTTTGTGAAAGCGTCGCCGTCTATCACACTTTTATCCATAAAAGAGTCAAGGTCCGTGGGCGAGGGGTCATCTGGGAGGTCTTCTGCTAGCGTGTCCAGGTAACTACCCACAGACAGCCCGTCCAGTCCGTCGTCGTTCCCATCATTCAGACTGTTGAAGCTGCCTCGTGGCGAGGAGCCGTCCTGACTGTCCGACAGGCTGTACAAGCTTCCCGTCAGGCTGCCGTCCTGACTGGTGACATCTCCTTTATCTTCTATCATCCAGCGGATGGACTCGATGCCCTCATTGATTGTCATgagctgctgcattagcttcacgTCGATGGCTCGCAGGTTGGCCtaaaagattaaaaaacaaataaaaaaaaattcaatgGCTCACAAAAATAACTCGGATTTCATAAAAAACAGTGCCAATGGTAATATTTTACCATATATTTTTGCCTACCGCTGCTCTGGAATGTGTAAAATAGCAAGATACAGGCCCTTTAATTTCAACAAATTTC contains:
- the LOC107377407 gene encoding leucine rich adaptor protein 1-like: MEQNNNFSPELKDLETKLGRKVPDGLVRSLAGGKRNDKHEKSCHLATCKFCTNSSDFKRLQSKMLFLRQEMANLRAIDVKLMQQLMTINEGIESIRWMIEDKGDVTSQDGSLTGSLYSLSDSQDGSSPRGSFNSLNDGNDDGLDGLSVGSYLDTLAEDLPDDPSPTDLDSFMDKSVIDGDAFTKSPLKLRVESEEYYCFR